In Candidatus Binatia bacterium, a genomic segment contains:
- a CDS encoding ABC transporter substrate-binding protein — protein TPGRAVQTLSGVTESHDRGGKMIEPLRCIPRRFFLACFVIALAIPPGAPAQESIVVGYDGHAGFQGPVWGAKDLGLFDKNGLSGELVLIPGSARGMAALLSGSTAFAQGSATAPLSAYLRGGDVVVVAAALNKFPFSVVARKELRKPADLVGKKIGVVNFGGSNDLAVGLALKEWNIPRSAVTILASGGAPERLAALMAGNMDATVLSPPETVAAARAGLNILANLGDLSASFPQTLIMVRRSFLAAKRDTVKRFLRAYSESIHEFKTNKERGIKVYANRLKQRDQTILEETIAFYAPKFSFPPRVDRGGIQNALDLVRQGVEVKGEGNLEKFVDESVIDELESEGFFKRLSDARTKK, from the coding sequence TGGCTTGCTTCGTAATCGCTTTGGCGATTCCTCCAGGCGCCCCGGCCCAGGAATCAATCGTCGTCGGGTACGACGGCCATGCCGGCTTTCAGGGTCCCGTTTGGGGGGCAAAAGATCTGGGATTATTCGACAAAAACGGCCTGTCCGGAGAGCTGGTCCTGATCCCGGGCAGCGCGCGGGGCATGGCCGCCTTGCTCTCCGGCAGCACCGCGTTCGCGCAAGGCTCCGCGACCGCGCCGCTGTCGGCCTATCTGCGCGGCGGGGACGTCGTCGTCGTGGCGGCGGCGTTGAACAAGTTTCCTTTCAGCGTCGTCGCGAGAAAAGAGCTGCGCAAGCCCGCGGACCTCGTCGGCAAGAAGATCGGCGTCGTCAACTTCGGCGGCTCGAACGATCTTGCGGTCGGGCTGGCGTTGAAGGAATGGAATATCCCGCGTAGCGCGGTCACCATTCTAGCGAGCGGCGGCGCGCCGGAAAGGCTGGCGGCCTTGATGGCCGGGAATATGGACGCCACCGTGCTGTCGCCGCCGGAGACCGTTGCCGCCGCGCGGGCGGGGTTGAACATTCTCGCGAACCTCGGCGATTTGAGCGCTTCTTTTCCGCAAACGCTGATCATGGTGCGGCGCTCCTTCCTCGCGGCCAAGCGCGACACCGTCAAACGGTTCCTCCGCGCCTACAGCGAATCGATCCATGAGTTCAAGACCAACAAAGAAAGAGGAATAAAAGTCTACGCCAATCGCCTGAAGCAGAGAGACCAGACGATTCTCGAAGAAACCATCGCTTTTTACGCGCCGAAATTTTCTTTTCCGCCGCGCGTCGACCGCGGCGGCATCCAGAACGCCCTCGATCTGGTGCGGCAGGGCGTCGAGGTCAAGGGAGAGGGCAACCTCGAAAAGTTTGTCGACGAGAGCGTTATCGACGAGCTCGAGAGCGAGGGTTTTTTCAAAAGATTGTCTGACGCGAGGACAAAAAAATAA
- a CDS encoding MFS transporter, translated as MDDLQVSAATTAAPTLGARTTEATASQKRSALLLVGFCHTLNHLQHSINSVLFPVMMRDLGFGFLQLGFLSAVSGIVGQSLEVTYGFLTGYFRRTTILGAGNVIMGISTLLHSVVGSYPQLMAARVAASMGSSPQHPLGSSILSRYFPERRGWALTLHHTAGSAGSFIGPAVVSILLLYAGWRTAFVVFGLPTLILGMFLFTLQDRDTSGEAGRKRTMRASWAVYLKCLRNRNIILTSLVLMVGAAGRGTGINSTYLVPFFMERFGVTASGGGFLLTLLYGAGLVGPLAIGLVSDRFGRRAPAVQGTLLLSALMTIGLAQHDSLSPLFYLNLLLYGCVVQARSSLTQAMLGDFVTEEMTDAAFSIFFFVGFMSGPIWLLIIGYVMEHFGFTPAFYVAASTYIAGMLLLLFVKE; from the coding sequence ATGGACGATCTCCAGGTCTCGGCAGCGACAACCGCGGCGCCAACGCTCGGTGCTCGAACCACCGAAGCGACCGCTTCGCAGAAGCGCTCCGCGCTTCTGCTCGTCGGTTTTTGCCACACCTTGAATCACCTGCAGCACAGCATCAATTCCGTGCTTTTTCCCGTCATGATGCGCGATCTGGGCTTCGGCTTCCTCCAGCTCGGCTTTCTCTCGGCGGTCTCCGGTATCGTCGGCCAGAGCCTGGAAGTCACCTACGGCTTTCTCACCGGCTACTTCCGACGAACCACGATTCTCGGCGCCGGCAACGTGATCATGGGAATCTCCACGCTGCTTCACTCCGTGGTCGGAAGCTATCCGCAGCTCATGGCCGCGCGCGTCGCGGCCAGCATGGGCTCCAGCCCGCAACACCCGCTGGGATCAAGCATCCTGTCGCGCTACTTTCCCGAGCGCCGCGGCTGGGCGCTTACCCTGCACCATACTGCGGGAAGCGCCGGCTCCTTCATCGGCCCGGCGGTCGTTTCCATACTCCTTTTATACGCGGGGTGGAGGACGGCCTTCGTCGTCTTCGGCCTGCCGACGCTCATCCTCGGCATGTTCCTCTTCACGCTGCAAGATCGGGACACTTCCGGGGAAGCCGGCCGAAAGCGGACGATGCGGGCGAGCTGGGCGGTTTATCTAAAGTGCCTTCGCAATCGAAATATTATTTTAACCTCGCTGGTTTTAATGGTCGGGGCCGCCGGCCGGGGAACGGGAATCAATTCGACCTATCTGGTGCCGTTCTTTATGGAAAGGTTCGGCGTGACCGCTTCCGGCGGAGGATTTCTCCTGACCTTGCTCTACGGCGCGGGGCTCGTCGGGCCGCTCGCCATCGGACTGGTCTCGGACCGCTTCGGCCGGCGCGCGCCGGCCGTCCAAGGCACGCTGCTCCTTTCGGCGCTGATGACGATTGGCCTCGCCCAGCACGATTCTCTCAGTCCTTTGTTCTACCTGAACCTGCTGCTCTACGGCTGCGTCGTCCAGGCGCGCAGCTCGCTCACGCAGGCGATGCTGGGCGATTTTGTCACCGAGGAGATGACCGACGCGGCGTTTTCGATTTTCTTCTTCGTGGGATTCATGTCCGGTCCGATATGGCTCCTTATCATAGGCTACGTGATGGAGCACTTCGGCTTCACGCCGGCCTTTTACGTCGCCGCCTCGACCTACATCGCCGGCATGCTGCTGCTCCTGTTCGTGAAAGAGTAA
- a CDS encoding peptide chain release factor-like protein has product MALNVVSPGKEKSLLERMQALGVREQDIDEQFVRASGAGGQKVNKTSSCVVLYHRPTGIRVKCQRERSQALNRFLARRILLDKIEAKLRGAESAEQQEIARIRRQKRKRSRRAKEKLLAAKRHQAEKKSFRAPVRPEHYDD; this is encoded by the coding sequence ATGGCTCTCAACGTAGTTTCGCCGGGAAAAGAAAAATCCCTGCTGGAGCGCATGCAGGCTCTCGGCGTGCGCGAGCAGGACATCGATGAGCAATTTGTCCGCGCTTCAGGAGCCGGCGGTCAGAAAGTGAACAAGACTTCGAGCTGCGTCGTGCTCTACCATCGGCCGACGGGCATCCGGGTGAAATGCCAAAGAGAGCGCTCGCAGGCCCTCAACCGTTTTTTGGCGCGGAGAATCCTGCTCGATAAAATCGAGGCGAAGCTGAGAGGCGCCGAGTCGGCGGAGCAGCAGGAGATCGCCAGGATTCGCCGGCAGAAAAGAAAGCGCTCGCGGCGCGCCAAGGAGAAACTCCTGGCGGCGAAGCGCCATCAGGCCGAGAAAAAATCTTTCCGCGCCCCGGTTCGCCCTGAACACTACGACGATTAA
- a CDS encoding methyltransferase domain-containing protein produces MPVDPSYIDQIAALDFKGVEWTREKILEVRDLLSPWNHNIALPYGVYTAACEDYYPAHREIMRIVRERLGPDFSGRRIADIGCLEGYFSIECALQGAEALGIDGKLLNVRKCEFVRSVLGVERATFVLGDAMKVTRESSGRFDAVLALGLLYHLDDPHTFLANLAGLCDGFVVIDTHVALEDQPESIKEGWRPELSEMRTFTFGGKRYEGRLFREFPSGTARDVKDLSPTASLENELSVWLTEDSLIRMLHDVGFSGTEKIVYPQNADSWWSDLRKECRVLIVASSPQSRFRSKLFPDS; encoded by the coding sequence ATGCCTGTCGACCCATCCTACATCGACCAAATAGCGGCCCTCGATTTCAAAGGCGTCGAGTGGACGCGGGAAAAGATCCTCGAGGTGCGGGACTTGCTCTCGCCGTGGAACCATAACATCGCCTTGCCGTACGGCGTTTACACGGCGGCGTGCGAGGATTACTACCCCGCGCACCGGGAGATCATGCGCATTGTCCGCGAACGGCTCGGCCCCGACTTCAGCGGGCGGCGCATCGCCGATATCGGCTGCCTCGAAGGGTACTTCTCGATCGAGTGCGCGCTCCAGGGCGCGGAGGCCCTCGGCATCGACGGCAAGCTCCTCAACGTGCGAAAATGCGAGTTCGTGCGCTCCGTCCTCGGCGTCGAACGAGCGACGTTCGTCCTGGGCGACGCGATGAAGGTGACCCGCGAATCGTCCGGCCGATTCGACGCCGTCCTCGCGCTCGGGTTGCTCTACCACCTCGACGATCCCCATACCTTCCTCGCCAACTTAGCCGGACTCTGCGACGGCTTCGTCGTGATCGATACGCACGTCGCTCTGGAGGATCAACCGGAAAGCATCAAGGAAGGTTGGCGGCCGGAGCTCTCGGAGATGCGGACGTTCACGTTCGGCGGGAAACGGTACGAAGGCCGTCTCTTCCGCGAGTTTCCGTCGGGAACGGCGCGCGACGTGAAGGATCTCTCGCCGACGGCATCGCTCGAAAACGAGCTTTCCGTTTGGCTCACCGAGGATTCCCTCATTCGTATGCTCCATGATGTCGGGTTTTCCGGCACGGAGAAGATCGTTTACCCGCAGAACGCGGATTCCTGGTGGTCGGACCTTCGCAAAGAGTGCCGCGTGCTCATCGTCGCGTCCTCCCCGCAAAGCCGGTTCCGCTCGAAGCTGTTCCCGGACTCATGA
- a CDS encoding amidohydrolase, with product MRVLTIQNALVVPMTEERRHFDGYVRVEDGVITEAGPGSPRPANGEEVIDAAGSVLMPGLINAHTHLYQVLLRAVWEDLPLLPWLKRIYGAARALRPEHFYAGSLLGAVEAIRSGVTTVCEHNFLNPQPECAFATIRALRESGLRAVFARTIMDTGEIVPDCVKEEAEQAFRRIEELIRAHPGDRLLSFMTGPNTPPLNTTPGLLREIRRFADEKSIGISAHVAESKSVVEITRENHGRSGVVEFLDDFAIAAATSIFAHCVHVSDDEIGILKKRGASVSHNPVSNMMLGDGVAPVVEMLSQGVNVALGTDGAASNHSQDMFETMKTASLLQKVHHQEAGVIAPYAVLRMATAGGAKALGLVPVCGSIEAGKRADLILVRVDTVHSQPVNDLFSQLVHCAKASDVETVIVDGRVLMKNRELQLSDERRVLEDARKANADLKARLGRLNF from the coding sequence ATGAGAGTCCTGACGATCCAAAATGCGCTCGTCGTTCCCATGACCGAGGAGCGGAGACATTTCGACGGCTACGTTCGCGTCGAGGACGGCGTCATCACGGAAGCCGGACCAGGCTCTCCGCGCCCTGCGAACGGGGAAGAGGTCATCGATGCCGCCGGTTCCGTGTTGATGCCGGGCTTAATCAACGCCCACACCCATCTCTATCAAGTGTTGCTGCGCGCCGTCTGGGAAGATCTGCCGCTGCTCCCGTGGCTCAAGCGGATTTACGGCGCCGCCCGGGCGCTGCGCCCGGAGCACTTTTACGCCGGATCGCTGCTGGGCGCGGTGGAAGCGATTCGCTCCGGCGTGACGACGGTTTGCGAGCATAATTTTTTAAATCCCCAACCCGAGTGCGCTTTTGCAACGATTCGCGCGCTGCGCGAGTCCGGCCTGCGCGCGGTTTTCGCGCGCACGATCATGGATACCGGAGAGATCGTGCCGGATTGCGTGAAAGAAGAGGCGGAGCAAGCGTTTCGCCGCATAGAAGAACTCATTCGGGCGCATCCAGGCGACAGGCTGCTCTCGTTCATGACGGGTCCGAACACGCCGCCGTTGAATACGACGCCCGGGCTGCTCCGAGAGATCCGCCGCTTCGCCGACGAGAAATCGATCGGCATCAGCGCGCACGTCGCCGAGTCCAAATCGGTGGTGGAGATTACCCGGGAAAACCACGGCAGATCCGGCGTCGTCGAATTTCTCGACGATTTCGCCATTGCCGCGGCGACGTCTATCTTTGCCCATTGCGTCCACGTCTCGGACGACGAGATCGGCATCCTCAAAAAACGCGGCGCATCCGTTTCCCACAATCCGGTCAGCAACATGATGCTGGGAGACGGCGTAGCGCCGGTGGTGGAAATGCTTAGCCAGGGCGTGAACGTCGCGTTAGGCACCGACGGCGCGGCGAGCAACCACTCGCAAGACATGTTCGAAACGATGAAAACCGCTTCGCTGTTGCAGAAAGTTCATCATCAAGAGGCCGGCGTCATCGCGCCTTACGCCGTGCTCAGGATGGCGACGGCGGGCGGGGCGAAGGCTCTCGGGCTCGTGCCGGTGTGCGGGAGCATCGAAGCGGGCAAGCGGGCGGATCTGATCCTGGTTCGCGTGGACACCGTCCACAGCCAACCCGTCAACGATCTCTTCAGCCAGTTGGTCCATTGTGCCAAGGCGAGCGACGTCGAGACGGTGATCGTCGACGGACGGGTCTTGATGAAAAATCGCGAGCTTCAATTGTCCGACGAACGGCGGGTCCTAGAGGACGCCAGGAAAGCGAACGCCGATCTCAAAGCGCGCCTGGGCAGGCTCAACTTCTAA
- a CDS encoding saccharopine dehydrogenase C-terminal domain-containing protein, producing MQFNGKLLIIGCGSVSQCAVPLVLEFIDMPAKNITIMDFVDNRPRVKDALDRGVNYVFDRVTEENYRELLARYVGPGDLIIDLAWNIECNAMLQWCRDRQVLYVNTSVEVWNPYQDSQRNDPTQYTLYYRHMTMRKMIEKWGDNTGTSAVVDHGANPGLVSHFAKHALLGIAGKILKEKSMDPRRPRLEKALADKNFPALAQLAGVKVIHISERDTQITDQPKRVNEFVNTWSIEGFFEEGVAPAELGWGTHERYVPENAFFHKTGPKNQICLSTLGMKTWVRSWVPCGEITGMVIRHGEAFSISDRLTVWQNGEAVYRPTVHYAYCPADVAINSLHELEMRQYKLQEDQRIMSDEIIDGEDQLGVLLMGHDFKSWWCGSLLSIHDARKHVPHQQATTLQVAISVVAAARWMIQNPKSGVCLPDDIDHEEILKISVPYISPFVSEAVDWTPLKNLNTQFTRFDIPRPPEEDVWQFTTFLVDHQERKRAYTSSKPARKSEAR from the coding sequence ATGCAGTTTAACGGAAAGTTGCTCATCATCGGCTGCGGGTCGGTGTCGCAGTGCGCCGTGCCGCTCGTGCTCGAGTTCATCGACATGCCGGCGAAAAACATCACGATCATGGATTTCGTCGACAACCGCCCGCGCGTCAAGGACGCGCTGGACCGCGGCGTCAATTATGTTTTCGATCGCGTGACGGAAGAAAATTACCGGGAGCTCCTGGCGCGATACGTCGGCCCGGGCGACCTGATCATCGACCTCGCCTGGAACATCGAGTGCAACGCCATGCTCCAGTGGTGCCGCGACCGTCAAGTCCTCTACGTCAACACCTCGGTCGAGGTGTGGAACCCCTACCAGGATTCACAGCGCAACGACCCGACGCAATACACGCTCTATTACCGGCACATGACGATGCGGAAAATGATCGAAAAGTGGGGGGACAACACAGGAACGTCCGCGGTCGTCGACCACGGCGCCAATCCGGGACTCGTGTCGCACTTCGCCAAACACGCGCTGCTTGGAATCGCCGGGAAAATTTTAAAAGAGAAGTCGATGGATCCGCGGCGCCCGCGCTTGGAAAAAGCCCTCGCCGACAAAAATTTTCCAGCGCTGGCCCAGCTCGCGGGCGTCAAAGTCATTCACATCAGCGAGCGCGACACCCAAATCACCGATCAGCCCAAGCGGGTGAACGAGTTCGTCAACACGTGGAGCATCGAAGGCTTCTTCGAGGAAGGCGTGGCGCCGGCCGAGCTCGGCTGGGGCACGCACGAGCGCTACGTCCCCGAGAACGCCTTTTTCCACAAGACCGGGCCGAAGAATCAAATCTGCCTGTCCACGCTCGGGATGAAAACGTGGGTCCGCTCCTGGGTGCCCTGCGGCGAGATCACCGGCATGGTGATCCGCCACGGCGAGGCCTTCAGCATTTCGGACCGTCTTACCGTCTGGCAAAACGGCGAAGCCGTGTACCGGCCCACGGTGCACTACGCCTATTGTCCGGCGGACGTCGCGATCAATTCGCTGCACGAGCTGGAAATGCGCCAGTACAAACTTCAGGAAGACCAGCGCATCATGAGCGACGAGATCATCGACGGCGAGGACCAGCTCGGCGTGCTTCTGATGGGGCACGACTTCAAATCCTGGTGGTGCGGCAGCCTTCTCAGCATCCACGACGCGCGCAAGCACGTGCCGCATCAGCAGGCGACGACCTTGCAAGTCGCGATCTCCGTCGTCGCGGCGGCGCGCTGGATGATCCAGAATCCGAAGAGCGGCGTTTGCCTGCCCGACGATATCGACCACGAAGAGATTTTGAAAATCAGCGTTCCCTACATCAGCCCGTTCGTTTCCGAAGCGGTGGACTGGACGCCGCTCAAAAATTTGAATACCCAGTTCACCCGATTCGATATCCCCCGTCCCCCCGAGGAAGACGTCTGGCAGTTCACGACGTTTCTCGTCGATCATCAGGAGAGGAAGCGTGCCTACACCAGCTCCAAGCCTGCGCGCAAGTCCGAAGCTCGCTAA
- a CDS encoding type III PLP-dependent enzyme → MPTPAPSLRASPKLAKPKPDLSGVENMIRAMLKKHRTPFMLVRRAVLERQFQRFRKCLPEVMPYYAIKANPHPKIIKTFVKLRAGFDVASASEMKQVLALGASRDRIIFANTVKSADDIISARRRRVRMMTFDNEPELYKIAEHYPGAHVLLRIKVGNEGSVVNLSLKFGADPEDAHLILRKARSLGLVPTGLSFHVGSQSKNVENYLQALEISAHIFNEAEEHDVPLKIMDIGGGFPIQHFDDEIGVNFERMASQIRKQIRQLFDKKVQFIAEPGRFLVGPAGILATQVIGRAFRNNKNYYYLNDGIYGDFSGMLFDHCKYEFKTLRRGQTFLSALAGPTCDSFDTLSLDVEIPELYVGDVVYVKNIGAYSSASAVANFNGFPPAKIVMV, encoded by the coding sequence GTGCCTACACCAGCTCCAAGCCTGCGCGCAAGTCCGAAGCTCGCTAAACCCAAGCCGGACCTGAGCGGCGTCGAGAATATGATCCGCGCGATGCTGAAGAAACATCGCACGCCGTTCATGCTGGTCCGGCGGGCCGTTCTGGAAAGACAGTTCCAGCGCTTTCGCAAGTGCCTGCCCGAAGTCATGCCGTACTATGCCATCAAGGCGAACCCGCACCCCAAGATCATCAAGACGTTCGTCAAACTGAGGGCCGGGTTCGACGTCGCCAGCGCCTCGGAGATGAAGCAGGTGCTCGCTCTCGGCGCCTCCCGCGACAGAATTATCTTCGCCAACACCGTCAAGTCGGCCGACGATATCATCTCGGCGCGCCGGCGGCGCGTGCGGATGATGACTTTCGACAACGAGCCGGAGCTTTACAAGATCGCCGAGCATTATCCGGGGGCGCACGTTCTTCTGCGCATTAAAGTGGGCAACGAAGGCAGCGTGGTCAACCTCTCGCTCAAGTTCGGCGCCGATCCGGAAGACGCCCACCTCATCCTGCGCAAGGCGCGCTCGCTCGGTCTGGTGCCGACGGGTCTCAGCTTTCACGTCGGATCGCAATCCAAGAACGTGGAAAATTATCTTCAGGCGCTGGAAATTTCCGCGCATATCTTCAACGAAGCCGAAGAGCACGACGTGCCGCTCAAGATCATGGACATCGGCGGCGGATTTCCCATCCAGCATTTCGACGACGAAATCGGCGTCAATTTCGAGCGCATGGCGTCGCAGATCCGGAAGCAGATCCGCCAGCTCTTCGACAAGAAGGTTCAGTTTATCGCCGAGCCGGGCCGGTTCCTGGTGGGGCCGGCCGGCATTCTGGCGACGCAGGTGATCGGGCGGGCGTTCCGCAACAACAAAAATTATTACTACCTGAACGACGGTATCTACGGGGATTTTTCCGGCATGCTGTTCGATCACTGCAAGTACGAGTTCAAGACGCTCCGCCGCGGGCAGACGTTCTTGAGCGCGCTCGCCGGGCCGACGTGCGATTCGTTCGATACGCTCTCGCTCGACGTGGAGATTCCCGAGCTTTACGTGGGCGACGTGGTCTACGTGAAAAACATCGGCGCCTACTCCTCGGCCAGCGCCGTCGCCAACTTCAACGGTTTTCCTCCGGCAAAGATCGTGATGGTTTAG
- a CDS encoding type II toxin-antitoxin system PemK/MazF family toxin: MISRGQIYFVNLTPTQGREQAGYRPVLVVSVDAINRQPLVMTVVVGTSSKNISRDYPTNVRVTAKETGLPADTVFLCFQIRSLDPARFLDPKTHQPHLAGTMPPSRMTEVENALRLVLGL; this comes from the coding sequence ATGATTAGCCGCGGCCAGATCTACTTTGTTAATCTCACGCCCACTCAGGGGCGAGAGCAAGCTGGATACCGGCCGGTGCTCGTAGTTTCAGTGGACGCGATTAATCGCCAGCCCTTGGTTATGACCGTGGTTGTGGGAACGAGCTCAAAGAACATTTCGAGAGACTACCCCACGAATGTGCGCGTCACAGCTAAAGAGACCGGTCTTCCCGCAGATACTGTCTTTCTCTGTTTTCAGATTCGCTCTTTGGACCCCGCTCGCTTTTTAGACCCGAAGACTCATCAGCCCCACCTCGCCGGGACGATGCCGCCATCTCGCATGACCGAAGTTGAGAACGCCCTAAGACTGGTTCTAGGCCTCTAG
- a CDS encoding ABC transporter substrate-binding protein — protein MVEREVVYSVEHFYPKHPEHPIAPLTAQFHGYFHEAELEKTRLMIAGDDTGSIDKLLAGESDVSMDAHPAMIIEENAKGKDVYIVGSYRNGLPFSIIARPGIINSPKELAGKRFTTSRRFGVGERTVRTTCQKLGIDPDKEIELILIPERGTYEKLEALAAGRADFGIYHHDAEGRIVRDLIDKGELVEVIDLTTLFPYYITRCMAASGRLIRERADLLKAFLKGVMRAQQFMHDEDPMGQDALAILKETLKVDSLEGSRYQNGRPEAWPLRAVDALASPEGVRAHVEEVKAAGKIPASFSAADVLRNEPGLAALEELGLAHQAEGRRLTA, from the coding sequence ATGGTGGAACGTGAAGTCGTCTATTCGGTGGAACATTTTTATCCGAAGCATCCCGAGCATCCGATCGCGCCGCTGACGGCGCAGTTTCACGGCTACTTTCACGAAGCGGAACTGGAAAAAACCCGGCTCATGATCGCCGGCGACGACACGGGGAGCATCGACAAGCTCCTCGCGGGCGAGAGCGACGTCAGCATGGACGCCCATCCGGCGATGATCATCGAAGAGAACGCCAAAGGCAAAGACGTCTACATCGTCGGCTCGTATCGCAACGGCCTGCCCTTCAGCATCATCGCCCGGCCCGGCATCATCAACAGTCCCAAGGAGCTCGCCGGCAAGCGCTTCACGACGAGCCGGCGCTTCGGCGTCGGCGAGCGCACCGTGCGCACGACGTGTCAGAAGCTCGGCATCGATCCGGACAAAGAGATCGAGCTGATCTTGATCCCCGAGCGCGGCACCTACGAGAAATTAGAAGCGCTCGCGGCGGGGCGCGCCGATTTCGGTATTTATCACCATGATGCGGAGGGCCGGATCGTCCGGGACTTGATCGACAAAGGCGAGCTGGTGGAGGTCATCGATTTGACCACTCTCTTCCCCTACTACATCACCCGATGCATGGCGGCTTCGGGACGCCTGATCCGGGAGCGCGCCGATTTGCTGAAGGCGTTTCTCAAAGGCGTGATGCGAGCGCAGCAGTTCATGCACGACGAGGACCCGATGGGCCAGGATGCGCTGGCGATCCTCAAAGAAACGCTCAAAGTCGATTCCCTGGAAGGCAGCCGCTACCAGAACGGCAGGCCCGAGGCGTGGCCGCTCCGCGCCGTCGACGCGCTCGCAAGTCCGGAAGGCGTCCGCGCCCACGTTGAGGAAGTGAAAGCGGCCGGCAAGATTCCGGCATCGTTTTCAGCCGCCGACGTGCTCCGGAACGAGCCGGGGCTGGCGGCGTTGGAAGAGTTGGGGCTCGCGCATCAGGCCGAAGGCCGCCGCCTCACGGCGTAG
- a CDS encoding iron-containing redox enzyme family protein: MTSVKELRDNLNQLVNDHYETPEMARFYSFPMTVARAKVMLVHQLHFNMNRRDCWGYVQGSCPPDVKKLIWEHEKDELFSDPRFGGDHHTASLQKAMKVTGLSAEDLYKADLVPGCKAAFRAWVHLARDSSWLKAISGSTILERANNNRIVQGGGVSVRDYHRHTDELRKLLEGVRGHDVHNVADEDHSDMMEELLDRYAVTEEARRLVWEGAKDSLDFDRAFRGSIAIVLEKVEG; encoded by the coding sequence ATGACGAGCGTCAAAGAACTGAGGGACAATCTCAATCAACTGGTCAACGACCACTACGAGACGCCGGAGATGGCGCGCTTCTATTCGTTTCCCATGACGGTCGCGCGGGCCAAGGTCATGCTCGTGCACCAGCTCCATTTCAACATGAATCGCCGCGACTGCTGGGGCTACGTCCAGGGATCGTGTCCGCCGGACGTGAAGAAGCTCATTTGGGAGCACGAGAAAGACGAGCTGTTTTCCGATCCGCGCTTCGGCGGCGACCATCACACCGCTTCGCTGCAAAAGGCAATGAAGGTCACCGGCCTTTCGGCTGAAGACCTCTACAAGGCGGATCTCGTCCCCGGCTGCAAGGCGGCGTTTCGCGCTTGGGTGCATCTCGCGAGGGACTCCTCTTGGCTCAAAGCGATTTCGGGCTCGACCATTCTGGAGCGGGCCAACAATAATCGCATCGTCCAGGGCGGCGGGGTTTCGGTCCGCGACTACCACAGACACACGGACGAGTTGCGCAAACTGCTCGAAGGCGTCCGCGGCCACGACGTCCACAACGTGGCGGACGAAGACCATTCGGACATGATGGAAGAGTTGCTCGATCGCTATGCCGTGACGGAGGAAGCTCGGCGCCTCGTTTGGGAAGGCGCCAAAGATTCTCTTGATTTCGATCGCGCATTTCGCGGCTCGATCGCGATCGTGCTGGAAAAGGTCGAAGGTTAG